The sequence GGATTTGTTGACGTTGAAGATGTTGCCAGGGCTGTCATTATCCTGATGAGCAGTAAAATCAACGGAGAACGATTTATTCTCAATGGCGATAACTGGAGTTTTCGCCTATTATTAAATACCATGGCAGATGCATTTCAGAAGAAACACCCTTTCAGGGAAGCGTCACCAATTATGGGTCAGATTGCCTGGCGCCTGGAAAAAATCAAATCCAGGTTCACGGGTAAAAAACCATTATTAAGTAAAGAAACTGCTAAAGTTGCCCAGAGCAAGACCTATTTTGATAATAGTAAAATCCTTTCCGCATTACCCGGATTCCAATTTACCCCACTGGATTCTGCCATTTCGCAAAGTTGCAAACGGTATTTAGCGCAGCATTCATGATAAATGGCCTTTTTTTTGCATTATCCATATACGAGTCTGGACTATTTCACGTTTTTTACCTGCCAATGTCCACGCCACCTTATACGGTCAGCGCAGGCGGGCAATGTTTTTTAAAATTCATTTCCATATGAAAAGAGTTGTTTTCTTTTTTATTGCCCTGGTGAGCTGCACAAGTGCCCTATTTTCGCAGGAACAATTTACCGTCAGCGGTAAAGTAACTGATTCGGCCACACAACAACCTCTTGGCGGTGCTTCAGTATTTTGCCAGAATACCACTTTTGGGGTTATTACGAACGCTTCCGGAGAATTTACGATTCGATTACCTCGTGGTGGTTATGACCTGGTTGTTTCATATACCGGATACCAATCCGCAGAACAACGAATTAGTACATCAACAACCGACCCGATCCAGATCGTAATGAAGGCCAAGGATAAAAGCATGGAAGCCGTAACAGTGGCAGGAAGTAATGAAGTGGCTGACGGCTTCACAAAATATGGCTCATTTTTTAAGGAACAGTTTTTTGGATCTACGGCAAACGCTGTCGAATGTGAATTGCTTAACCCCGAAGTGCTGCGATTTTTTTATAGTAAAAAAAGAAACCGGTTAAAGGTACTTGTCAGGGAAGACCTGAAATTCATTAACCATGCCCTTGGATATAAGGTCCGCTACCAGTTAGACTCCCTTACCTATGAATATGCCAGCCAGGTGAGTACATTTTCCGGTTACCCATTTTTCGAAGAAATGACAGGAACTCCAGAACAGGAAGCTAAATGGACCATTAACCGAAATAGAGCTTACCGCGGAAGCAAATTGCATTTCATGAAAAGCTGGTATGATAAAGCCATCCAGCAACAGGGTTTCGCTCTGGAAAAAGTAAATCCCGAAGCAAAAAATTTTGAAGCGACCCCTGTTAATGATTATTATGATACAAGTTTTTATCAGTTAGACAGCAGCGTTGTAGATGTTTCCTTAACCGGGCGGTACAGGATCATTTATAAAAAAGAAATGCCTGACCCGAAATTTGTCAGCTTTTATAAACTTCCACCACATATAAGGGTGCAGTTATCGATCCTTGACATCCAGGATGGATTTTTCATAGAAGAAAATGGTTACTGGTATGAACAGGCCGACCTGGTGAACACTGGTTATTGGAGTTATGAACGGATAGCAGAAGCAGTACCTTATGATTTCAGGCCTACCGATAATTAAGTAACTCTTTATTGCATCAGTTTCTGCCAAATCTGGGGGATTCGCTTTATCCAGACAAATTCTTTCATTTTGACAGAAGCTTCCTCAGCGGGGCTGCCAAAATAAGATTTACCCGGTTCTGTAGATAAACGGACGCCGGATTGCGCCAGGACAACTGAATCCTTAGCAAGGGTAAGTGTTTTATTTACGCCAACCTGGCCCCAGAGTACGACGCCATCTTCAACGGTCACCGCTCCGGCAATGCCTACCTGCGCAGCGAAAAGACAATTCCTGCCCACAACGGTATCATGTCCGATATGCACCTGG comes from Flavihumibacter fluvii and encodes:
- a CDS encoding carboxypeptidase-like regulatory domain-containing protein; translation: MKRVVFFFIALVSCTSALFSQEQFTVSGKVTDSATQQPLGGASVFCQNTTFGVITNASGEFTIRLPRGGYDLVVSYTGYQSAEQRISTSTTDPIQIVMKAKDKSMEAVTVAGSNEVADGFTKYGSFFKEQFFGSTANAVECELLNPEVLRFFYSKKRNRLKVLVREDLKFINHALGYKVRYQLDSLTYEYASQVSTFSGYPFFEEMTGTPEQEAKWTINRNRAYRGSKLHFMKSWYDKAIQQQGFALEKVNPEAKNFEATPVNDYYDTSFYQLDSSVVDVSLTGRYRIIYKKEMPDPKFVSFYKLPPHIRVQLSILDIQDGFFIEENGYWYEQADLVNTGYWSYERIAEAVPYDFRPTDN